In Felis catus isolate Fca126 chromosome A2, F.catus_Fca126_mat1.0, whole genome shotgun sequence, the following proteins share a genomic window:
- the DDX56 gene encoding probable ATP-dependent RNA helicase DDX56 produces MADPELLGFEHMGLDPRLLQAVADLGWSRPTLIQEKAIPLALEGKDLLARARTGSGKTAAYAIPMLQLLLHRKATGPAVEQAVRGLVLVPTKELARQARSMVQQLAAYCARDIRVADVSAAEDSASQRAVLMEKPDIVVGTPSRILNHLQQDSLTLRDSLELLVVDEADLLFSFGFEEELKSLLCHLPRIYQAFLMSATFNEDVQALKELVLHNPVTLKLQESQLPGPDQLKQFQVVCETEEDKFLLLYALLKLSLIRGKSLLFVNTLERSYRLRLFLEQFGIPACVLNGELPLRSRCHIISQFNQGFYDCVIATDTEVLGAPVKGKRRGKGPKGDRASDPEAGVARGIDFHHVCAVLNFDLPPTPEAYIHRAGRTARANNPGMVLTFVLPAEQSHLDTIEELLCGENEAPVLLPYQFRMEEIEAFRYRCRDAMRSVTKQAIREARLKEIKEELLHSERLKTYFEDNPRDLQLLRHDLPLHPAVVKPHLGHVPDYLVPPALRGLVHPPKKRKKLASKKAKVKKARTRNPLRSFRHREERRRPTAVPP; encoded by the exons ATGGCGGACCCAGAGCTGCTGGGCTTCGAGCACATGGGTCTGGACCCCCGGCTCCTGCAG GCCGTCGCCGACCTGGGCTGGTCGCGCCCCACGCTGATCCAGGAGAAGGCCATCCCGCTGGCCCTGGAGGGGAAGGACCTCCTGGCTCGGGCGCGCACGGGCTCGGGGAAGACGGCCGCTTACGCCATTCCGATGTTGCAGCTGCTGCTCCACAGGAAGGCG ACTGGCCCCGCGGTAGAGCAGGCTGTGAGAGGGCTCGTGCTGGTGCCCACCAAGGAGCTGGCGCGGCAGGCCCGGTCCATGGTTCAGCAGCTGGCCGCCTACTGCGCTCGGGACATCCGGGTGGCGGATGTCTCCGCTGCTGAAGACTCAGCCTCTCAGAG AGCTGTGCTGATGGAGAAGCCCGATATAGTAGTGGGGACCCCGTCTCGCATCTTAAACCACTTGCAGCAAGACAGCTTGACCCTGCGAGACTCCCTGGAGCTGCTGGTGGTGGACGAGGCtgaccttctcttctcctttggtTTTGAGGAGGAACTCAAGAGTCTGCTCTG TCACTTGCCCCGGATTTATCAGGCTTTTCTGATGTCAGCTACTTTCAACGAGGACGTGCAGGCCCTCAAGGAGCTGGTATTGCATAACCCG GTTACTCTCAAGCTGCAGGAGTCCCAGCTGCCAGGGCCAGACCAGTTAAAGCAGTTTCAGGTGGTCTGTGAGACCGAGGAGGACAAGTTCCTGCTGCTGTACGCCCTGCTCAAGCTCTCGCTGATCCGGGGCAAGTCCCTGCTGTTTGTCAACACGCTGGAGAGGAGTTACAGACTGCGCCTGTTCCTGGAGCAGTTTGGCATCCCCGCCTGCGTGCTCAACGGGGAGCTGCCACTGCGCTCCAG GTGCcacatcatctcacagttcaacCAAGGCTTCTATGACTGTGTCATAGCGACCGACACCGAAGTTCTGGGAGCCCCGGTTAAGGGCAAGCGTCGAGGCAAGGGCCCCAAGGGAGACAG GGCTTCTGATCCGGAGGCCGGCGTGGCCCGGGGCATAGACTTCCACCACGTGTGCGCTGTGCTCAACTTTGATCTGCCCCCTACCCCTGAAGCCTACATTCATCGGGCTGGCAG GACGGCACGCGCCAACAACCCAGGCATGGTTTTGACCTTCGTGCTGCCCGCTGAGCAGTCGCACCTGGACACGATCGAGGAGCTTCTCTGTGGAG AGAATGAGGCCCCTGTCCTGCTTCCCTACCAGTTCCGCATGGAGGAGATCGAGGCCTTCCGGTATCGCTGCAGG GACGCCATGCGCTCAGTGACAAAACAGGCCATCCGAGAGGCAAGGTTGAAGGAGATCAAGGAGGAACTTCTGCATTCAGAGAGGCTCAAG ACATACTTCGAAGACAACCCCCGGGACCTCCAGCTGCTGCGGCACGATCTGCCTTTGCACCCTGCTGTGGTGAAGCCCCACCTGGGTCATGTCCCTGACTACCTAG TCCCTCCTGCTCTGCGTGGTCTCGTCCACCCTCCCAAGAAGCGGAAGAAGCTGGCCTCTAAGAAGGCCAAGGTCAAG AAGGCACGGACCCGGAACCCACTGCGCAGCttcaggcacagagaggagagacgTAGGCCCACCGCTGTGCCTCCCTGA